A window of Phragmites australis chromosome 15, lpPhrAust1.1, whole genome shotgun sequence genomic DNA:
CTAGAATTGGGGTTAGTAAATCTTTATCAGTAACAATATCATTATTCTTGTCAACAATTATTCTGATTATTGTTTGCTTCTTTGTGATAGCACAGCAGAACATGAATGCATCCATCTCACATAGTGAAAAAGCATTTCCAGCGGGTACCATCTTTGGCATCTTGACACTAGACCAAGCCATGGACACCAAAGCATAATAGTATAGGCGACATCCCTCTGGATTTACAAGAAGTTGCATGCAAAGTTCCAACATATTCCCAATTTTCTTACAATGCCTGTTCCATATGCCATTTGCAGTGATATGTATGTTTACATCTCCTTACTATATTTGTGGTTTAGGTTGGATTATTTATTTTGTAGACAGTAGTACAGAAGTATAGTTAAAGTAAACTTTTAGTACAGAAGTATAGTTAAAGTAAACTTTTAGTACAGAAGTATAGTTAAAGTAAACTTTTAGTTAGTTGTGAACATAATACTTTAATTTCCAAATATAAAACGAACTAGTAAGGATAAACTATTCATTCTGAATCATATAGGCACATGTCATTCTGCTGAAACtatagaaaaatggatcaaCAGTTTTAATTGTGCCATTTATAGGGGAATGCACTGACTATCAGAAACATTTAGAGAAGTTGACAGAACGGGTTCGCTATGCTATTGCAAACACTGAAGATCCACATCTGGATGAGTGCAGGAAGTGGAGCCTCGTGTGGGTTGTTCTAAACATGGTTGCTCCACTGGAGCCCGACGAGATGGAATTCCTACTTGGATACCCGAAAGAACACACTTGGGGAATCAGCCGGACAGAGAGATACAGATCTCTAGGCAATTCATTCCAAGTGGACACAATTGCATACGTCATGACTATTGACTACATTTCTCGGTGGAAAGGCGAAATGATCAGGTAAAGGGCCATATCCCTGAAACCTGTATTCTGGAGTTGAGAACCAGCTGTTTCTTCACGCTAATTAGTTGGCACTACCTTAACAGTTTCATCATCCACTGCTACCAGGATGGTGAGGTAAATATGCTTAACTGGCACCGAAGTAACTTATGCACTATTAGACTATAATTATCTACAGTTACAGCTAAATGCATGCAGCGTGTCAATTCACATATGTATGAAGTGAATAATGTAGAAACACATGATGACAGTGCGCAAATATGGTTTTCACATATGAGATAACCAGATACATAAAAAAGA
This region includes:
- the LOC133893700 gene encoding DNA (cytosine-5)-methyltransferase DRM2-like, whose translation is MQSSNIFPIFLQCLFHMPFAVIWECTDYQKHLEKLTERVRYAIANTEDPHLDECRKWSLVWVVLNMVAPLEPDEMEFLLGYPKEHTWGISRTERYRSLGNSFQVDTIAYVMTIDYISRWKGEMISDVPFFVSSDCCTQELQIS